One window of Flavobacterium dauae genomic DNA carries:
- the bshA gene encoding N-acetyl-alpha-D-glucosaminyl L-malate synthase BshA yields MKIAIVCYPTFGGSGVVATELGIELAKRNHEVHFITYSQPVRLALLNKNIHYHEVVVPEYPLFHYQPYELALSSKIVDTVKEFGIDLLHVHYAIPHAFAGYMAKQMLADQGIKLPMVTTLHGTDITLVGNHPFYKTAVSFSINQSDYVTSVSADLKKSTYELFDTTKEIAVIPNFIEDKNLSDVHIQCRRNLFAEDNERIVTHISNFRKVKRILDIVKVFNGIQKEIPAKLMMVGDGPERQEAEQLVKELGIESKVIFFGNSSEIDSILKYSDLFLLPSETESFGLAALEAMANRVPVISSNTGGLPEVNIQGVSGFLDNIGDIDGMVNHSLQILKDNETLNQFKEQAYQHSKEFSVEKIVPLYEVIYNKALKNTP; encoded by the coding sequence ATGAAAATAGCCATAGTTTGCTATCCTACCTTTGGCGGAAGTGGTGTAGTAGCCACCGAATTAGGTATTGAATTGGCAAAACGCAACCACGAAGTCCATTTTATAACGTACAGTCAACCAGTACGTTTGGCACTTTTAAATAAAAACATTCATTATCACGAAGTGGTGGTACCCGAATATCCGTTGTTTCATTATCAGCCTTATGAATTGGCTCTGTCAAGCAAAATTGTTGATACGGTAAAAGAATTCGGTATCGATCTGTTACACGTGCATTACGCCATTCCGCACGCCTTTGCCGGTTATATGGCAAAACAAATGTTGGCCGATCAAGGTATCAAACTGCCAATGGTAACCACCTTGCACGGAACCGATATTACGTTGGTGGGCAATCATCCGTTTTACAAAACTGCGGTGAGTTTCAGTATCAATCAATCGGATTATGTAACATCGGTTTCGGCAGATTTAAAAAAATCAACTTATGAACTGTTTGATACCACTAAAGAAATTGCCGTGATTCCTAATTTTATTGAAGATAAAAACCTTTCGGACGTACACATTCAATGTCGAAGAAACCTGTTTGCAGAAGACAATGAACGTATTGTAACACACATTAGTAACTTTAGAAAAGTAAAACGCATTTTAGATATTGTTAAGGTTTTTAACGGAATTCAGAAAGAAATACCTGCAAAACTGATGATGGTGGGCGACGGTCCGGAACGACAAGAAGCGGAACAATTAGTGAAAGAATTAGGCATTGAAAGTAAAGTGATTTTCTTTGGTAATTCATCAGAAATCGACAGTATTTTGAAATATTCCGATTTGTTTTTATTACCTTCTGAAACCGAAAGTTTTGGTTTGGCAGCCTTAGAAGCAATGGCAAACAGAGTACCGGTAATTTCGTCAAACACCGGCGGATTGCCCGAAGTAAACATTCAAGGTGTTTCAGGATTTTTAGATAACATCGGCGACATTGACGGAATGGTAAACCACTCGTTACAAATTTTAAAAGACAATGAAACCTTAAACCAATTTAAAGAACAGGCTTATCAGCATTCAAAGGAATTCAGCGTAGAAAAAATTGTTCCACTGTATGAAGTTATTTACAATAAAGCATTAAAAAACACGCCATAA
- a CDS encoding T9SS type A sorting domain-containing protein, with translation MKLKLLFALLIVTITNAQTQIGQDIVGNIDGEQFGYHVCISADGTTIAGSTRPINGSYTAHVRIYKNISGVWTQIGNDFDIEAASGFAVSDVSLSADGSIVAIGQPTVFNNSMLGEGIVRIYENISGNWVQIGNDISGEAPNDESRIVSLSSDGSIVAIGGYFNSGNGLEAGYVRVYENISGVWTQIGQDIDGEAAGDHSGKSVSLSANGNIVAIGAIGNGSLSGHVRVYENISGVWTQIGQDIDGEAVLDYSGVSTSLSSDGSIVAIGAHHNDGNGSDSGHVRVYENISGVWTQIGQDIDGEAAGDHSGQSVSLASNGNIVAIGAPINDNYFGHVRIYKNILGTWTQVGNDIDGKSINGQCGWSVSLSANGNSLVISAPFSINNSNNSNDGQIRVYDLSGILSSDTFVLENFNIYPNPTTDILTIELKENLTLEKVFVYDTAGKLVKETTEKTINVSAFAKGMYNVQVVTNQGKATKKVIVK, from the coding sequence ATGAAATTAAAACTACTTTTCGCATTATTAATTGTTACAATAACTAACGCACAAACACAAATTGGACAGGATATTGTTGGAAATATTGATGGAGAACAGTTCGGATATCATGTATGTATTTCCGCCGATGGAACCACTATAGCAGGGAGTACAAGGCCAATTAACGGAAGTTATACAGCTCATGTACGTATTTATAAAAATATTTCTGGTGTTTGGACACAAATAGGTAATGATTTTGATATTGAAGCAGCTTCAGGATTTGCTGTTAGTGATGTATCATTATCCGCAGATGGAAGTATTGTTGCGATCGGTCAACCCACAGTTTTTAACAATAGTATGTTAGGAGAAGGTATTGTACGTATTTATGAAAATATTTCCGGGAATTGGGTACAAATAGGTAATGATATTTCTGGTGAAGCTCCAAATGATGAAAGCCGTATAGTATCACTTTCCTCAGATGGAAGTATTGTAGCAATCGGGGGGTATTTTAATAGTGGAAATGGTCTTGAGGCAGGTTATGTACGTGTGTATGAAAATATATCTGGAGTTTGGACACAAATAGGGCAAGATATAGATGGTGAAGCTGCAGGAGATCATAGTGGAAAAAGTGTGTCTCTTTCTGCTAATGGAAATATTGTAGCTATTGGTGCCATTGGAAACGGATCCCTTTCGGGTCATGTACGTGTATATGAAAATATATCCGGAGTTTGGACACAAATTGGGCAAGATATAGATGGCGAAGCTGTATTAGATTATAGTGGAGTTAGTACATCACTATCTTCTGACGGTAGTATTGTAGCTATTGGTGCACATCACAATGATGGAAACGGATCCGATTCGGGACATGTACGTGTGTATGAAAATATATCTGGAGTTTGGACACAAATAGGACAAGATATAGATGGCGAAGCTGCAGGAGATCATAGTGGACAAAGTGTATCTCTTGCTTCTAATGGAAACATTGTAGCTATTGGTGCACCTATAAATGATAATTATTTTGGGCATGTACGTATCTATAAAAATATATTGGGAACCTGGACTCAAGTAGGTAATGATATTGATGGTAAATCAATTAACGGACAATGTGGATGGAGCGTATCACTTTCAGCCAATGGAAACAGTCTAGTAATTAGTGCACCTTTTAGTATTAATAATAGTAATAATAGTAACGATGGTCAAATACGTGTGTATGACTTATCCGGCATATTATCATCTGATACCTTTGTATTAGAAAATTTCAATATCTACCCTAACCCAACAACAGATATTTTAACTATTGAATTGAAAGAAAACTTAACTTTAGAAAAAGTTTTTGTTTACGATACAGCCGGAAAATTGGTAAAAGAGACTACCGAAAAAACAATTAATGTAAGTGCCTTTGCTAAAGGTATGTATAATGTACAGGTTGTAACAAATCAGGGTAAAGCTACCAAAAAAGTAATTGTAAAATAA
- a CDS encoding M28 family peptidase produces MNKKYALLGFTALVSVTINAQNFQQTKQNIYNQIINEVETNNQLEHLAFELLDEIGPRLVGSPQMEKAHDWVVSTYADWNIKAENIPYGEWKSWQRGTTEITMTSPRIKSIEGTQLAWNSNTKKAVEAEVVAMPVFQSKAEFETWANAVKGKIVMISQYQKSGRPENQWKEHATEEDFDTYKKEKTDDLTAWNNSIKATEKSLRELVKYLENKGAAGFVQSYNTGTMGANRIFYSLAQTVPMVDVSLEDYGLLYRLATNGKSPKIKINTHSKNLGNTQTFNTIATIPGKTKPNEYVMLSAHLDSWDGAQGATDNGTGTILMMEVARLIQKYAPNNDRTIVIGHWGSEEQGLNGSRAYIMDHPTEVQKIKVLFNQDSGTGRINYIGGQGFTNSYDYLGNWLQSVPEHIRKHIKTDFPGMPQSGGTDNASFVAAGIPAFNLSTQNWDYGQYTWHTNRDTYDKIVFEELEKNVITTTLLTLEAANDPNEISNEKRVLPKDTEWPTVKEPKRNSEDY; encoded by the coding sequence ATGAACAAAAAATACGCCCTCTTAGGATTTACCGCATTGGTATCTGTTACTATAAATGCACAAAATTTCCAACAAACAAAACAAAACATCTACAATCAAATAATTAACGAAGTTGAAACCAATAATCAGTTAGAGCATCTGGCATTTGAATTGTTAGACGAAATTGGTCCGCGTTTGGTGGGATCGCCCCAAATGGAAAAAGCACACGATTGGGTTGTTTCAACTTACGCTGATTGGAACATTAAAGCCGAAAACATCCCTTACGGTGAATGGAAATCGTGGCAACGTGGAACAACAGAAATTACAATGACTTCGCCAAGAATAAAATCGATCGAAGGCACACAATTAGCCTGGAACAGCAATACCAAAAAAGCCGTTGAAGCCGAAGTGGTAGCAATGCCCGTTTTTCAATCGAAAGCCGAATTTGAAACTTGGGCTAACGCTGTAAAAGGAAAAATAGTAATGATTTCGCAATATCAAAAATCGGGTCGGCCTGAAAATCAATGGAAAGAACACGCTACCGAAGAAGATTTTGATACCTATAAAAAAGAAAAAACAGATGATTTAACCGCCTGGAACAACAGCATTAAAGCCACCGAAAAATCGTTACGCGAGCTGGTTAAATATTTGGAGAACAAAGGTGCTGCAGGTTTCGTTCAGTCTTATAATACAGGAACAATGGGAGCTAACCGCATTTTCTACAGCTTGGCTCAAACGGTTCCAATGGTCGATGTCAGTTTAGAAGATTACGGATTGTTGTATCGATTGGCGACAAATGGTAAAAGCCCCAAAATAAAAATCAATACCCATTCAAAAAATTTAGGAAACACGCAAACGTTCAACACCATTGCAACTATTCCCGGAAAGACGAAACCGAACGAATATGTAATGCTTTCTGCTCATTTAGATTCGTGGGATGGTGCTCAGGGAGCAACCGATAACGGCACAGGAACCATTTTAATGATGGAAGTTGCCCGATTGATTCAAAAATATGCTCCGAATAATGACCGTACCATTGTTATTGGTCACTGGGGAAGCGAAGAACAAGGTTTAAACGGATCGCGTGCCTACATTATGGATCATCCTACCGAAGTACAGAAAATTAAAGTCCTTTTTAATCAAGACAGCGGAACCGGGCGGATTAATTACATTGGCGGACAAGGATTTACAAATTCATACGATTATTTAGGAAATTGGTTGCAAAGCGTACCCGAACACATCCGCAAACACATTAAAACCGATTTTCCGGGAATGCCGCAAAGCGGTGGCACAGACAATGCATCGTTTGTAGCAGCCGGAATCCCCGCTTTTAATTTAAGTACACAAAACTGGGATTACGGACAATATACCTGGCATACTAACCGGGATACCTACGATAAAATTGTTTTTGAAGAACTGGAAAAAAATGTGATTACCACTACCCTATTGACTTTAGAAGCAGCGAATGATCCCAACGAAATTTCAAACGAAAAAAGGGTTTTACCAAAAGATACCGAATGGCCAACGGTAAAAGAGCCGAAACGAAATTCTGAAGATTATTAA
- a CDS encoding peptidylprolyl isomerase codes for MKKILAVAVLAATLFVSCKKENETNLPEGLYAEINTSKGKIVAQLEYEKTPLTVANFVSLAEGNNPSVDAKFKGKPFYDGLTFHRVIANFMIQGGDPTGTGEGGPGYSFADEFSTDLKHDKPGILSMANAGPATNGSQFFITHVATPHLDGMHSVFGHVIEGQEVVNSIAQGDKIESVKIIRSGDKAKAFDAPKVFKEEQDKNQKKQEEASKALETVSKEMQATLADAKAKATKNTSGLSYYIFEKGTNEKPKAGDKINVAYAGFFEDGRLFDTSLEEVAAKYNMLDNQRKAMNQYIPIPFEYGQKTGLIPGFIEGIEQLNIGDKAYIFIPSHLGYGERGAGGAIPPNTDLVFEIHVTK; via the coding sequence ATGAAGAAAATTTTAGCAGTAGCTGTATTAGCAGCCACATTGTTTGTTTCGTGTAAAAAAGAAAACGAAACCAATTTACCCGAAGGCTTATATGCCGAAATAAATACCAGTAAAGGTAAAATTGTAGCTCAATTAGAATACGAAAAAACACCGTTAACTGTGGCTAATTTTGTAAGTTTGGCAGAAGGAAATAATCCGTCTGTTGATGCAAAATTTAAAGGCAAACCTTTTTACGACGGACTGACTTTTCATCGCGTTATTGCCAATTTTATGATTCAAGGTGGCGATCCAACCGGAACAGGCGAAGGCGGACCGGGATATAGTTTTGCCGATGAATTCAGTACCGATTTAAAGCACGATAAACCTGGAATTTTATCAATGGCAAATGCAGGTCCGGCTACAAACGGTTCGCAATTCTTTATTACACACGTGGCTACACCGCATTTAGACGGAATGCACAGTGTTTTTGGTCACGTTATTGAAGGGCAGGAAGTAGTGAATAGCATTGCACAAGGCGATAAAATAGAATCGGTTAAAATCATTCGTTCAGGCGATAAAGCAAAAGCTTTTGATGCACCAAAAGTGTTTAAAGAAGAGCAAGACAAAAATCAAAAGAAACAGGAAGAAGCCAGCAAAGCGTTAGAAACCGTTTCAAAAGAAATGCAGGCTACTTTGGCTGATGCAAAAGCAAAAGCTACAAAAAACACTTCGGGTTTATCGTATTACATCTTTGAAAAAGGTACAAACGAAAAACCAAAAGCCGGTGATAAAATCAATGTGGCGTATGCCGGATTTTTTGAAGACGGGCGTTTGTTTGATACCAGCTTAGAAGAAGTTGCTGCCAAATACAATATGTTAGACAACCAAAGAAAAGCAATGAACCAATACATTCCTATTCCGTTTGAATACGGTCAAAAAACAGGTTTAATTCCCGGGTTCATCGAAGGAATTGAACAGTTAAATATTGGCGATAAAGCCTATATCTTTATTCCATCGCATTTAGGATATGGCGAAAGAGGAGCCGGTGGTGCTATTCCACCAAATACCGATCTGGTTTTTGAAATTCACGTAACCAAATAA
- a CDS encoding peptidylprolyl isomerase, whose product MKKLLFLFALISTQAFAQKNKLPDGLYANFITQKGTITTQLYYNETPLTVANFVALAEGNHPQVKVEYKGKPYYNGLKFHRVIADFMIQGGDPKGDGSGEPGYLFPDEIVSTLKHDSPGVLSMANRGPNTNGSQFFITHVATPHLDGGYTIFGKVVTGQDVVNAIQQNDVIEKVEIIRVGKEAKKFDAPKTFAATMEKIKKEAELKKQQAAALKTETKKMFDTYEAQATALPSGVKVYVAEKGAGIKPTEGENVSFDYAGYLADGTLFDTGIESLAEKHGILNPQRKAANAYQPLNYTFGEKGNFIQGMTEGLLQLKKGDKAYIFIPYQLGYGERAMGPIPANSNLVFYVDVKP is encoded by the coding sequence ATGAAAAAGTTATTATTTCTATTCGCCTTGATTTCAACACAGGCATTTGCACAAAAAAACAAATTACCCGATGGTTTGTACGCCAACTTTATTACCCAAAAAGGTACCATTACCACACAATTGTATTATAACGAAACACCGTTAACAGTTGCCAACTTTGTTGCTTTGGCAGAAGGCAATCATCCGCAAGTAAAAGTAGAGTACAAAGGAAAACCCTATTACAACGGATTAAAATTTCACCGTGTTATTGCAGATTTCATGATTCAGGGTGGCGATCCAAAAGGTGATGGTTCAGGTGAGCCGGGCTATTTGTTTCCAGACGAAATTGTTTCCACATTAAAACACGACAGTCCGGGTGTTTTATCAATGGCAAACCGCGGTCCTAATACAAACGGTTCGCAATTTTTCATCACACACGTTGCTACACCTCATTTAGACGGTGGTTATACCATTTTTGGAAAAGTAGTTACCGGACAAGATGTTGTAAATGCTATTCAGCAAAACGATGTGATTGAAAAAGTTGAAATCATCCGTGTGGGTAAAGAAGCCAAAAAGTTTGATGCTCCGAAAACGTTTGCTGCTACTATGGAAAAAATTAAAAAAGAAGCAGAACTAAAAAAACAACAAGCCGCAGCTTTAAAAACAGAAACAAAAAAAATGTTTGATACTTACGAAGCTCAGGCAACCGCTTTGCCATCGGGCGTAAAAGTATATGTTGCCGAAAAAGGTGCGGGAATAAAACCAACCGAAGGGGAAAATGTTTCGTTTGATTATGCAGGATATTTGGCAGACGGAACATTATTTGACACAGGAATTGAATCTTTGGCAGAAAAACACGGCATTTTAAATCCACAAAGAAAAGCAGCCAATGCGTATCAACCGTTAAACTATACTTTTGGCGAAAAAGGTAATTTTATTCAAGGAATGACCGAAGGTTTGTTACAATTAAAAAAAGGCGATAAAGCGTATATTTTTATCCCGTATCAATTAGGCTATGGCGAAAGAGCCATGGGACCTATTCCGGCAAACTCAAACCTTGTTTTTTACGTAGATGTTAAACCTTAA
- the gldI gene encoding gliding motility-associated peptidyl-prolyl isomerase GldI has product MKKLIMCLAFTGLLFACKQPEARKPITYRSGAFIKESVQRNKNIVQNEEKIIQSVIKKDTAHHYYQSNLGFWYKYDVAVTTDSILPKKGDIVKLDFEIYDIENNLIYSKAETAPKVYAVDKQEIMIGLRHAVKLMHKGETISFIFPSHMAYGYLGDKQKIGTNVPLICKVTLNDIKPE; this is encoded by the coding sequence ATGAAAAAATTAATAATGTGTTTGGCATTCACCGGTTTATTGTTTGCCTGTAAACAACCCGAAGCACGTAAACCAATTACCTATCGCTCCGGAGCATTTATTAAAGAATCGGTTCAGCGCAATAAAAATATCGTACAAAACGAAGAAAAAATTATTCAGAGTGTGATAAAAAAAGATACGGCACATCATTATTATCAATCAAATCTAGGGTTTTGGTACAAATATGACGTAGCTGTAACCACCGACAGTATTTTGCCTAAAAAAGGCGATATCGTTAAACTTGATTTTGAAATTTACGATATAGAAAATAATTTAATTTATAGCAAAGCCGAAACCGCACCAAAAGTTTACGCTGTTGATAAACAAGAAATTATGATAGGTTTACGCCACGCCGTTAAACTAATGCACAAAGGCGAAACCATATCGTTTATTTTTCCTTCGCACATGGCATATGGCTATTTGGGTGATAAGCAAAAAATTGGAACAAACGTTCCCCTGATTTGTAAAGTAACTCTAAATGATATTAAACCTGAATAA
- a CDS encoding DHH family phosphoesterase — MMNTNDVAFLTDFLKTPKQIAIIPHRNPDGDALGSCLGLYHVLKQLNHTVKVVSPNEFPEFISWLPEADKVLVFEKNFDDCKTFLQGSDLVFTLDFNALHRAGDQMGSYLEKLRKPFVMIDHHQMPDDYAKITVSDTSFGSTCELLYRFLEQLNLQQYINTNAATCIYTGIVTDSGSFKFTKTTGDTHRIVARLIDLGVDNPKVHFSLFNTSSYNQLQLLGRALQQLKVMPNHSTAYTFLTQQDLDEFQYQKGDTEGIVNYGLSIKGINLAAIFIENKEEGMVKISFRSEGDFDVNEFARSYFNGGGHINAAGGKSFDSLNETVLKFETVLKETNKQ; from the coding sequence ATGATGAATACAAATGATGTGGCGTTTTTAACCGATTTTTTAAAAACACCTAAACAAATAGCAATAATACCGCACCGCAACCCCGATGGTGACGCTTTAGGGTCGTGTTTGGGACTTTATCACGTTTTAAAGCAATTAAATCATACGGTAAAAGTTGTTTCGCCAAACGAATTTCCCGAGTTTATTTCGTGGCTACCCGAAGCAGATAAGGTGTTGGTTTTTGAAAAAAACTTTGACGACTGCAAGACTTTTTTACAAGGAAGCGATTTGGTTTTTACCTTAGATTTTAATGCATTACATCGTGCAGGTGATCAAATGGGTTCTTATTTAGAAAAACTACGCAAACCTTTTGTGATGATTGACCATCATCAAATGCCTGATGATTACGCAAAAATTACCGTTTCGGATACATCGTTTGGTTCTACCTGCGAACTTCTGTATCGTTTTTTAGAACAATTAAATTTACAGCAATACATCAACACCAATGCAGCAACGTGCATTTATACAGGTATTGTTACCGATTCCGGTTCGTTTAAATTTACTAAAACCACCGGCGATACCCACCGTATTGTTGCCCGATTAATTGATTTAGGTGTTGACAATCCCAAAGTGCATTTCTCATTATTCAATACATCGTCATACAATCAGTTGCAATTGTTAGGCAGAGCCTTGCAACAGTTAAAAGTAATGCCCAATCACAGTACGGCTTATACTTTTTTAACACAGCAGGATTTAGACGAATTTCAGTATCAAAAAGGAGATACCGAAGGCATTGTAAATTACGGTTTATCGATCAAAGGTATCAATCTTGCGGCTATTTTCATCGAGAATAAAGAAGAAGGAATGGTTAAAATCTCTTTTAGGTCAGAAGGTGATTTTGATGTGAATGAATTTGCCCGATCTTATTTTAACGGTGGCGGACACATTAACGCTGCCGGCGGAAAATCTTTTGACAGCTTAAATGAAACTGTTTTAAAGTTTGAAACCGTTTTAAAAGAAACCAACAAACAATAA
- a CDS encoding lipoprotein, which produces MKKNFLLLVSIFALTACSRDVYDEIDQ; this is translated from the coding sequence ATGAAAAAAAATTTTCTTTTATTAGTAAGTATCTTCGCTCTTACAGCGTGCAGCAGAGACGTTTATGATGAAATTGATCAATAA
- a CDS encoding T9SS type A sorting domain-containing protein translates to MKTNIFFILTVLFTVQLTSAQVLLDDNFDNYTLGNLGTDPTGVIPGQGNWLTDFPSSITFQNSAFTITNETSKGKVLTFTAQQYDAIRATKDLSTFMSQRTTGNNVIKFEIDYYTGTQYNIPDRGVPSIGISLLGNNNGVSLVQFYNHLAQYNYIQGYVPTGSGGTNPLIKINNTLPNDTWGSFIIYLDYNNKKAYLETSFLNKVMVADFLNQSTSNNLIEDFKPSSIVLYSNATLYAPQMVHKFDNIKVTALKDVPPNILSINEQLATKFNVFPNPANDLVTITNNENVRIEQIQVFDISGKAVQSHIFNNENQVQLNVVNLASGSYLLHIKTNAGTAMKKLVKK, encoded by the coding sequence ATGAAAACAAATATATTTTTTATTTTAACGGTTTTATTTACCGTACAGCTAACTTCTGCACAGGTATTATTAGATGATAATTTTGATAATTACACATTAGGAAATTTAGGCACAGACCCTACGGGTGTAATTCCCGGACAAGGTAATTGGTTAACAGATTTTCCTAGTAGTATCACATTTCAAAACAGTGCCTTTACTATTACAAATGAAACTTCTAAAGGCAAGGTACTTACATTTACTGCTCAACAATATGATGCTATAAGAGCAACAAAAGATTTAAGTACATTTATGAGTCAACGAACAACAGGAAACAATGTAATTAAGTTTGAAATTGATTATTACACAGGAACACAATACAATATACCTGACAGGGGTGTCCCTAGCATAGGAATAAGCTTACTCGGTAATAATAACGGTGTTTCTTTAGTTCAGTTTTATAATCACCTTGCTCAATATAATTATATTCAAGGATATGTACCTACTGGTTCAGGTGGAACTAATCCACTTATAAAAATCAATAACACTTTACCTAATGATACTTGGGGTTCTTTTATAATTTATTTAGACTACAATAATAAAAAAGCGTATTTAGAAACGTCATTTCTTAACAAAGTTATGGTAGCCGACTTTTTAAACCAAAGCACATCGAATAATTTAATAGAAGATTTTAAACCTTCTTCAATAGTATTATATTCAAATGCGACTCTTTACGCTCCCCAAATGGTTCATAAATTTGATAATATTAAAGTAACAGCTTTAAAAGATGTTCCACCAAATATTTTAAGTATCAACGAACAATTGGCTACAAAATTCAATGTGTTTCCAAATCCTGCCAATGATTTGGTTACAATAACCAACAACGAAAATGTTAGAATAGAGCAGATACAGGTTTTTGATATAAGTGGTAAAGCTGTGCAATCGCATATTTTTAATAATGAAAACCAAGTGCAGTTAAATGTAGTAAATCTGGCAAGCGGTTCGTATCTGTTGCATATAAAAACCAACGCAGGTACAGCGATGAAAAAGTTGGTTAAAAAGTAA
- a CDS encoding T9SS type A sorting domain-containing protein: MKTNIFFILTVLFATQLTSAQVLYSENFNNLTLGNVGTDDTGTVAGQGGWYTKSNTNSAPYVGNNDFKIIAEPGRGNILEVIGPAVQSGRNLIEQKGLELLWDNRTAGNDVLKIEYDFFTGNVVFPSTASLTFWNQLNFNDSKLMRINYKGSSNLFFVSCGVCTQPYSWVDVLTPGTVPTNTWLKLELYLDYVNGISYFTIPSLGISGVSGWFSSLNFSGMDLIVETSGSIQAIYKFDNIVVSAVNNVPLSVQDFISNKFNVFPNPASNVVTITNNENIGVEQIQVFDISGKTVQSHIFNNENQVQLNVANLASGSYLLHIKTNAGTAVKKLVKK, from the coding sequence ATGAAAACAAATATATTTTTTATCTTAACGGTTTTATTTGCAACACAGCTAACATCTGCACAGGTATTGTACAGCGAAAATTTTAACAACCTCACTCTTGGAAATGTTGGTACTGACGATACAGGGACTGTAGCTGGACAGGGCGGATGGTACACAAAATCGAATACTAACTCTGCTCCATATGTTGGGAATAACGATTTCAAAATAATAGCAGAACCCGGCAGAGGAAATATACTGGAAGTAATAGGACCTGCTGTTCAGTCAGGACGGAATTTAATAGAACAAAAAGGCTTAGAGCTATTGTGGGATAATAGAACTGCAGGAAACGATGTTTTAAAAATAGAATATGATTTTTTTACAGGAAATGTTGTGTTTCCTTCTACTGCCTCATTAACCTTTTGGAACCAATTGAATTTTAATGATAGTAAATTAATGCGAATAAATTATAAAGGTTCTTCAAATTTGTTTTTCGTTAGTTGTGGTGTCTGCACCCAGCCATATTCGTGGGTAGATGTATTGACACCTGGTACTGTTCCGACAAATACCTGGCTTAAATTGGAATTATATTTAGATTATGTTAATGGAATATCATATTTCACTATTCCATCTTTGGGAATAAGTGGTGTTTCGGGGTGGTTTTCTTCACTTAATTTTTCAGGAATGGATTTAATAGTAGAAACGAGTGGGTCAATACAAGCAATTTACAAATTTGATAATATTGTAGTTTCTGCGGTAAACAACGTTCCTTTAAGTGTTCAAGATTTTATTTCTAATAAATTCAATGTGTTTCCAAATCCTGCCAGTAATGTAGTTACGATAACTAATAACGAAAACATAGGCGTAGAACAAATACAGGTTTTTGATATAAGCGGTAAAACTGTGCAATCGCATATTTTTAATAATGAAAACCAAGTGCAGTTAAATGTAGCAAATCTGGCAAGCGGTTCATATCTGTTGCATATAAAAACCAATGCAGGTACAGCCGTAAAAAAGTTGGTTAAAAAGTAA